In Sebastes fasciatus isolate fSebFas1 chromosome 24, fSebFas1.pri, whole genome shotgun sequence, the following are encoded in one genomic region:
- the LOC141763164 gene encoding tubulin alpha chain-like isoform X1 — MRECISMHVGQAGTQMGNACWELYCLEHGIQPDGQMPSDKTIGGGDDSFNTFFSETGAGKHVPRAVFVDLEPTVIDEVRTGTYRQLFHPEQLITGKEDAANNYARGHYTVGKEIIDLVLDRTRKLADQCTGLQGFLIFHSFGGGTGSGFTSLLMERLSVDYGKKSKLEFAVYPAPQVSTAVVEPYNSILTTHTTLEHSDCAFMVDNEAIYDICRRNLDIERPSYTNLNRLIGQIVSSITASLRFDGALNVDLTEFQTNLVPYPRIHFPLATYAPVISAEKAYHEQLTVADITNACFEPANQMVKCDPRHGKYMACCLLYRGDVVPKDVNSAIATIKTKRTIQFVDWCPTGFKVGINYQPPTVVPGGDLAKVQRAVCMLSNTTAIAEAWARLDHKFDLMYAKRAFVHWYVGEGMEEGEFSEAREDMAALEKDYEEVGTDSVGEEDEEGEEY, encoded by the exons CTATGCATGTCGGCCAGGCCGGAACCCAGATGGGCAATGCGTGCTGGGAGCTCTACTGCCTGGAGCACGGCATCCAGCCGGACGGTCAGATGCCCAGCGACAAGACCATCGGAGGAGGAGACGACTCCTTCAACACCTTCTTCAGTGAGACTGGAGCTGGCAAACATGTTCCCAGAGCTGTCTTTGTGGACTTGGAGCCAACAGTAATAG ATGAAGTCCGTACAGGAACCTACCGCCAGCTCTTCCACCCAGAGCAGCTGATCACCGGCAAGGAGGACGCAGCCAACAACTACGCCCGCGGTCACTACACAGTCGGCAAGGAGATCATTGACCTGGTTCTGGACAGGACTCGCAAACTG GCTGACCAGTGCACAGGACTCCAAGGTTTCCTGATCTTCCACTCCTTCGGAGGAGGAACCGGCTCTGGCTTCACCTCTCTGCTGATGGAGCGTCTCTCCGTCGACTACGGCAAAAAGTCCAAACTGGAGTTTGCGGTTTACCCAGCCCCCCAGGTGTCCACAGCTGTAGTGGAGCCTTACAACTCCATCCTGACCACCCACACCACCCTGGAGCACTCTGACTGCGCTTTCATGGTAGACAACGAGGCCATCTATGACATCTGCCGCAGGAACCTGGACATCGAGCGTCCCTCCTACACCAACCTCAACAGGCTGATTGGACAGATCGTCTCCTCCATCACCGCCTCCCTGCGCTTCGACGGAGCCTTGAACGTGGACCTGACGGAGTTCCAGACCAACCTGGTGCCCTACCCTCGTATCCACTTCCCTCTGGCCACCTACGCCCCAGTTATCTCAGCAGAGAAGGCCTATCACGAGCAGTTAACGGTGGCTGACATCACCAACGCCTGCTTCgagccagccaatcagatggTGAAATGCGACCCTCGTCACGGCAAGTACATGGCCTGCTGCCTCCTGTACCGTGGCGACGTGGTGCCCAAAGATGTCAACTCTGCCATCGCCACCATCAAAACCAAGCGCACCATCCAGTTTGTGGACTGGTGTCCCACAGGCTTCAAGGTGGGCATCAACTACCAGCCTCCCACTGTGGTTCCTGGAGGAGACCTGGCCAAGGTGCAGAGGGCCGTGTGCATGCTGAGCAACACCACCGCCATCGCTGAGGCCTGGGCTCGCCTCGACCACAAGTTTGACCTGATGTACGCCAAGAGGGCCTTCGTCCACTGGTACGTCGGAGAggggatggaggagggagagttCTCAGAGGCCAGAGAGGACATGGCGGCCCTGGAGAAGGATTACGAAGAGGTCGGCACTGACAGCGTcggggaggaggatgaagaaggCGAGGAGTACTAG
- the LOC141763164 gene encoding tubulin alpha chain-like isoform X2 — MHVGQAGTQMGNACWELYCLEHGIQPDGQMPSDKTIGGGDDSFNTFFSETGAGKHVPRAVFVDLEPTVIDEVRTGTYRQLFHPEQLITGKEDAANNYARGHYTVGKEIIDLVLDRTRKLADQCTGLQGFLIFHSFGGGTGSGFTSLLMERLSVDYGKKSKLEFAVYPAPQVSTAVVEPYNSILTTHTTLEHSDCAFMVDNEAIYDICRRNLDIERPSYTNLNRLIGQIVSSITASLRFDGALNVDLTEFQTNLVPYPRIHFPLATYAPVISAEKAYHEQLTVADITNACFEPANQMVKCDPRHGKYMACCLLYRGDVVPKDVNSAIATIKTKRTIQFVDWCPTGFKVGINYQPPTVVPGGDLAKVQRAVCMLSNTTAIAEAWARLDHKFDLMYAKRAFVHWYVGEGMEEGEFSEAREDMAALEKDYEEVGTDSVGEEDEEGEEY, encoded by the exons ATGCATGTCGGCCAGGCCGGAACCCAGATGGGCAATGCGTGCTGGGAGCTCTACTGCCTGGAGCACGGCATCCAGCCGGACGGTCAGATGCCCAGCGACAAGACCATCGGAGGAGGAGACGACTCCTTCAACACCTTCTTCAGTGAGACTGGAGCTGGCAAACATGTTCCCAGAGCTGTCTTTGTGGACTTGGAGCCAACAGTAATAG ATGAAGTCCGTACAGGAACCTACCGCCAGCTCTTCCACCCAGAGCAGCTGATCACCGGCAAGGAGGACGCAGCCAACAACTACGCCCGCGGTCACTACACAGTCGGCAAGGAGATCATTGACCTGGTTCTGGACAGGACTCGCAAACTG GCTGACCAGTGCACAGGACTCCAAGGTTTCCTGATCTTCCACTCCTTCGGAGGAGGAACCGGCTCTGGCTTCACCTCTCTGCTGATGGAGCGTCTCTCCGTCGACTACGGCAAAAAGTCCAAACTGGAGTTTGCGGTTTACCCAGCCCCCCAGGTGTCCACAGCTGTAGTGGAGCCTTACAACTCCATCCTGACCACCCACACCACCCTGGAGCACTCTGACTGCGCTTTCATGGTAGACAACGAGGCCATCTATGACATCTGCCGCAGGAACCTGGACATCGAGCGTCCCTCCTACACCAACCTCAACAGGCTGATTGGACAGATCGTCTCCTCCATCACCGCCTCCCTGCGCTTCGACGGAGCCTTGAACGTGGACCTGACGGAGTTCCAGACCAACCTGGTGCCCTACCCTCGTATCCACTTCCCTCTGGCCACCTACGCCCCAGTTATCTCAGCAGAGAAGGCCTATCACGAGCAGTTAACGGTGGCTGACATCACCAACGCCTGCTTCgagccagccaatcagatggTGAAATGCGACCCTCGTCACGGCAAGTACATGGCCTGCTGCCTCCTGTACCGTGGCGACGTGGTGCCCAAAGATGTCAACTCTGCCATCGCCACCATCAAAACCAAGCGCACCATCCAGTTTGTGGACTGGTGTCCCACAGGCTTCAAGGTGGGCATCAACTACCAGCCTCCCACTGTGGTTCCTGGAGGAGACCTGGCCAAGGTGCAGAGGGCCGTGTGCATGCTGAGCAACACCACCGCCATCGCTGAGGCCTGGGCTCGCCTCGACCACAAGTTTGACCTGATGTACGCCAAGAGGGCCTTCGTCCACTGGTACGTCGGAGAggggatggaggagggagagttCTCAGAGGCCAGAGAGGACATGGCGGCCCTGGAGAAGGATTACGAAGAGGTCGGCACTGACAGCGTcggggaggaggatgaagaaggCGAGGAGTACTAG